Proteins co-encoded in one Acidovorax sp. 69 genomic window:
- the mutL gene encoding DNA mismatch repair endonuclease MutL, whose protein sequence is MNDTTPILAAAHTATTPIRRPIRDLPDELISQIAAGEVVERPASVVRELVDNALDAGATQITVRLSAGGVRLITVEDDGGGIPQEELPVALRRHATSKITNLNDLETVATMGFRGEALAAIASVSEMALLSRPAAQASAFLLDARSGELRPAARSTGTTVEVKELFFSTPARRKFLKTDATELAHCIESVRRHALARPDVGFAIWHEGKLVEQWRATFVPGQGTADAVQDALARRLSDVLGEDFVTQSVAVQHRVGPVVVTGRAGLPDAARSRPDHQYCYVNGRYVRDKVLTHAARSAYEDVLHGHKQPIYALYVEIDPARVDVNVHPTKIEVRFRDSREVHQAVRHAVENALAAPRAAALAAATAGPPEAVTGDGVDQDFKQKQAQALMWQAQAAMKFEERGHHVADLQALWGPRKEDASATPIGWGAPLANSAAAASTSPSSSTTHPPLSPSPWSPATAQAASASAHPHNVGDEAAWPQGRDGSDAAWPLGRAVAQLHGVYILAENAQGMVIVDMHAAHERIVYERLKSQVDSGARIASQPLLIPATFAATPQEVATAEESAEVLATLGLEVVPFSPKTLAVRAVPTTLAQGDAVELARSVLAELAAHDATTVVQRARNEILGTMACHGAVRANRRLTLDEMNALLRQMETTDRSDQCNHGRPTWRQLSMKELDALFLRGR, encoded by the coding sequence GTGAACGACACCACCCCCATCCTCGCAGCGGCCCACACCGCCACCACCCCCATCCGCCGCCCCATCCGCGACCTGCCCGACGAACTCATCAGCCAGATCGCTGCCGGTGAGGTGGTGGAGCGCCCCGCCTCGGTCGTGCGTGAGCTGGTGGACAACGCGCTGGACGCGGGCGCCACGCAGATCACCGTGCGCCTGTCGGCCGGTGGGGTGCGCCTGATCACCGTGGAAGACGACGGCGGCGGCATTCCGCAAGAGGAGCTGCCCGTGGCCCTGCGCCGCCATGCCACCAGCAAGATCACCAACCTGAACGACCTGGAGACCGTGGCCACCATGGGTTTTCGGGGCGAGGCGCTGGCGGCCATTGCCTCGGTGTCGGAGATGGCGCTGCTGTCGCGCCCCGCGGCGCAAGCCAGCGCTTTTTTGCTCGATGCCCGCAGCGGCGAGCTGCGCCCTGCCGCGCGCAGCACCGGCACCACGGTGGAAGTGAAAGAGCTTTTCTTCTCTACCCCTGCGCGCCGCAAGTTTTTGAAAACCGACGCCACCGAACTGGCGCACTGCATTGAGTCGGTACGCCGACACGCGCTGGCGCGGCCCGATGTGGGTTTTGCCATCTGGCATGAGGGCAAGCTGGTGGAGCAGTGGCGCGCCACTTTTGTGCCCGGCCAAGGCACCGCCGATGCCGTGCAAGACGCGCTGGCCCGCCGCCTGTCAGACGTACTGGGCGAAGACTTCGTCACGCAATCGGTCGCCGTGCAGCACCGTGTGGGGCCTGTGGTTGTCACCGGCCGCGCAGGCCTGCCCGATGCCGCCCGCTCGCGCCCCGACCACCAATACTGCTACGTGAACGGCCGCTACGTGCGCGACAAGGTTCTCACCCACGCCGCCCGCAGCGCGTATGAAGACGTGCTGCACGGCCACAAGCAGCCCATCTATGCGCTGTATGTCGAGATCGACCCGGCCCGTGTGGATGTGAACGTGCACCCCACCAAGATCGAAGTGCGCTTTCGCGACAGCCGCGAGGTGCACCAGGCCGTGCGCCACGCGGTCGAGAATGCGCTGGCCGCGCCCCGGGCGGCGGCGTTGGCTGCCGCCACCGCCGGACCACCCGAAGCAGTCACTGGCGACGGCGTTGACCAGGATTTCAAGCAAAAGCAGGCTCAGGCGCTGATGTGGCAAGCGCAAGCAGCTATGAAATTTGAAGAGCGTGGCCACCACGTGGCTGATCTGCAGGCCCTGTGGGGCCCCAGAAAAGAGGACGCATCTGCTACGCCCATAGGGTGGGGTGCGCCTTTGGCGAACTCGGCGGCCGCGGCCAGCACCAGCCCATCGTCCAGCACCACGCACCCTCCCTTGTCGCCGTCGCCCTGGAGCCCTGCCACCGCGCAGGCGGCTTCAGCATCGGCCCACCCCCACAACGTGGGCGATGAGGCCGCCTGGCCCCAAGGCCGCGACGGCAGCGACGCCGCCTGGCCCCTGGGCCGCGCGGTGGCCCAATTGCACGGCGTCTACATCCTGGCCGAAAACGCACAGGGGATGGTCATCGTGGACATGCATGCCGCCCATGAACGCATCGTCTACGAGCGCCTCAAATCCCAGGTGGACAGCGGCGCCCGCATTGCCAGCCAGCCGCTGCTGATCCCTGCCACCTTTGCCGCCACCCCGCAAGAAGTGGCCACCGCCGAAGAGTCGGCCGAGGTGCTGGCCACGCTGGGCCTGGAGGTCGTGCCCTTCTCGCCCAAAACCCTGGCCGTGCGCGCCGTGCCTACCACGCTGGCGCAGGGCGATGCGGTCGAGCTGGCCCGCAGCGTTTTGGCCGAACTGGCCGCGCACGACGCCACCACCGTGGTGCAACGCGCCCGCAACGAGATCTTGGGCACCATGGCCTGCCATGGCGCTGTGCGCGCCAACCGCAGGCTCACCCTCGATGAGATGAACGCCTTGCTGCGCCAGATGGAAACCACCGACCGATCGGACCAGTGCAACCACGGCCGCCCCACCTGGCGCCAGTTGTCGATGAAAGAGCTGGACGCACTGTTCTTGCGCGGGCGCTAG
- a CDS encoding DedA family protein, with the protein MELVTFLIDFILHVDKYLEAFVQTYGMWVYALLFAIVFIETGLVVMPFLPGDSLLFIVGALCGAGMMSFPLACTVLVLAAILGDQCNYSIGRFFGPKVFQWEDSRWFNRRAFNQAHAFYERYGGITIVIARFMPFIRTFAPFVAGVAEMGRGKFTAFNVGGALLWVLGICTAGYFFGNFAWVKENLDKIIWAMIFVPGLIAIFGAWRAGRQARTA; encoded by the coding sequence ATGGAACTTGTCACTTTTCTCATCGACTTCATCCTGCACGTGGACAAGTACCTGGAGGCGTTTGTGCAGACCTATGGCATGTGGGTATATGCCCTGCTGTTTGCCATCGTGTTCATCGAAACAGGCTTGGTGGTGATGCCGTTTTTGCCCGGCGATTCGCTGTTGTTCATCGTGGGGGCCCTGTGCGGCGCGGGGATGATGAGTTTTCCTCTGGCCTGCACGGTGCTGGTGTTGGCGGCCATTTTGGGCGACCAGTGCAACTACTCCATCGGCCGGTTCTTTGGGCCCAAGGTGTTTCAGTGGGAGGACTCCCGCTGGTTCAACCGCCGGGCGTTCAACCAGGCGCATGCATTCTATGAGCGGTATGGCGGTATCACCATTGTCATTGCACGCTTCATGCCCTTTATTCGCACCTTCGCGCCCTTTGTGGCAGGCGTGGCAGAGATGGGGCGGGGCAAGTTCACGGCCTTCAATGTGGGCGGAGCGCTGCTGTGGGTGCTGGGCATCTGCACCGCTGGGTACTTCTTTGGCAACTTTGCCTGGGTCAAGGAGAACCTGGACAAGATCATCTGGGCGATGATTTTTGTGCCCGGCCTGATCGCCATCTTCGGGGCCTGGCGTGCGGGGCGACAGGCCAGAACAGCCTGA
- a CDS encoding glycine zipper 2TM domain-containing protein has protein sequence MNIRHILLATTCTAALALGGCASNPSGAQVGTGVGAVIGGVAGNAVFGGPVGTIGGAAAGALIGHEVGEDRDQRRPYRR, from the coding sequence ATGAACATCCGTCACATCCTTCTCGCGACCACCTGCACGGCAGCCCTGGCACTCGGTGGTTGCGCTTCCAATCCCTCGGGAGCCCAGGTCGGCACCGGCGTAGGCGCCGTCATCGGCGGTGTGGCCGGCAACGCCGTCTTTGGCGGACCGGTGGGCACCATCGGGGGCGCCGCTGCGGGCGCCCTCATCGGCCACGAGGTCGGCGAAGACCGCGATCAGCGTCGCCCATACCGCCGCTAA
- a CDS encoding methyl-accepting chemotaxis protein: protein MNQQTQQAGRGGLGAQWTVAQQIGLIVGVAILALVVILALSLVRVQHLGSTVDRLATEQVERLQLALRWRSNIAVNSTRVFSIVQSEGDDLQNYFKDAVAATTADTSKVQKRYTELESSAEGLRIQDELGVVRKPYLEARDKALALKKAGDMAQAKAFALGSFAPVVDQYNAVADKMVNYQVQRSAEQAAEAAGLIQSYRMTVLIAGVAGLLLLVVLSWVVVRRIRRSLGEVSAVAQRIGEGDLSQPVHAHGRGEVADMMRAMEAMQISLVRIVGDVRQSSDSIATGSSEIATGNADLSQRTEEQASNLQQTAASMEQITSTVKNNADTAQRAAVLAGSASAAAVRGGEVVGQVVTTMLDISTASKKITDIIAVIDGIAFQTNILALNAAVEAARAGEQGRGFAVVASEVRSLAQRSAEAAKEIKSLIGASVEKVENGTQLVSNAGQSMEDIVSQVKRVSDLIGEISSATGEQTIGISQVGEAVTQLDQVTQQNAALVEQSAAAADSLKHQAARLAEIVSVFRLER, encoded by the coding sequence ATGAACCAGCAAACACAGCAGGCCGGCCGGGGAGGGCTGGGCGCCCAGTGGACGGTGGCGCAGCAGATCGGGTTGATTGTGGGGGTGGCCATCCTTGCCCTGGTGGTCATCCTGGCGCTGAGTCTGGTGCGCGTGCAGCACCTGGGCTCCACGGTGGACCGCTTGGCGACTGAGCAGGTTGAGCGGCTGCAACTGGCCCTGCGTTGGCGCAGCAACATCGCTGTCAACTCCACGCGCGTGTTTTCCATCGTCCAGTCCGAAGGCGATGACCTGCAGAACTATTTCAAGGACGCGGTGGCAGCCACTACGGCCGACACGAGCAAGGTGCAAAAGCGGTACACCGAACTGGAGAGCAGTGCGGAGGGGCTGCGCATCCAGGACGAACTGGGGGTGGTGCGCAAGCCCTACCTGGAGGCCCGTGACAAGGCGCTGGCGCTGAAGAAGGCGGGCGACATGGCCCAGGCCAAGGCCTTTGCGCTGGGCAGTTTTGCACCCGTGGTGGACCAGTACAACGCGGTGGCCGACAAGATGGTGAACTACCAGGTGCAGCGTTCGGCCGAGCAAGCCGCCGAGGCGGCTGGGCTCATCCAGTCCTACCGCATGACGGTGCTGATTGCGGGCGTTGCGGGGCTGTTGCTGTTGGTGGTGCTGTCGTGGGTGGTGGTGCGGCGCATCCGCCGTTCACTCGGTGAAGTGAGTGCGGTCGCGCAGCGTATCGGGGAGGGCGATTTGTCGCAGCCCGTCCATGCCCACGGGCGGGGCGAGGTGGCCGACATGATGCGGGCGATGGAAGCCATGCAGATATCGCTGGTGCGCATTGTGGGTGATGTGCGCCAAAGCAGCGACAGCATTGCGACGGGCTCCAGCGAAATCGCTACGGGCAATGCCGACCTCAGCCAGCGCACCGAAGAGCAGGCCAGCAACCTGCAGCAGACCGCGGCGTCGATGGAGCAGATCACCAGCACCGTGAAGAACAACGCCGACACCGCGCAGCGTGCTGCGGTGCTGGCCGGATCAGCCTCTGCCGCTGCCGTCCGGGGCGGTGAGGTGGTGGGGCAGGTAGTGACCACCATGCTGGATATCTCGACAGCATCGAAAAAAATCACCGACATCATTGCGGTGATCGACGGCATTGCGTTTCAGACCAATATCCTTGCGCTCAACGCGGCCGTGGAGGCAGCGCGCGCGGGTGAGCAGGGCCGGGGTTTTGCCGTGGTGGCCAGCGAGGTGCGCAGCCTTGCGCAACGCAGCGCCGAAGCCGCCAAGGAGATCAAGTCCCTCATCGGCGCGAGTGTGGAGAAGGTGGAAAATGGCACCCAGCTCGTGAGCAATGCCGGGCAGAGCATGGAAGACATCGTCTCCCAGGTCAAACGCGTGAGCGACCTGATTGGAGAAATCTCCAGCGCCACGGGCGAGCAGACCATTGGCATCAGCCAGGTGGGAGAAGCCGTGACCCAGCTGGATCAGGTCACGCAGCAGAACGCAGCCCTGGTGGAGCAGAGCGCCGCAGCGGCCGACAGCCTCAAACACCAGGCCGCGCGGCTGGCCGAAATCGTGAGTGTGTTCCGCCTGGAGCGCTAA
- a CDS encoding cupin domain-containing protein — translation MALLHAQSGQVVSVRPLGNLLPETATTAILKAGQLEVMRVVLPVGKSMKEHQTPGEATVQCIEGVVEFASDGSTQHLHAGDFVHLAPRALHSLKAVQHASLLVTICLRPG, via the coding sequence ATGGCACTACTCCACGCTCAATCCGGTCAGGTCGTCAGCGTGCGCCCTCTGGGCAACCTTTTGCCGGAAACCGCCACCACCGCCATCCTCAAAGCGGGCCAGCTCGAAGTGATGCGCGTGGTGCTGCCGGTCGGCAAATCCATGAAAGAGCATCAGACCCCCGGCGAAGCCACGGTGCAGTGCATCGAAGGGGTGGTCGAATTTGCCAGCGACGGCAGCACCCAACACCTGCATGCTGGCGACTTCGTGCATTTGGCGCCCCGCGCGCTTCACTCCCTCAAGGCCGTGCAACACGCATCGCTGCTGGTCACGATCTGCCTTCGGCCTGGTTAG
- a CDS encoding N-acetylmuramoyl-L-alanine amidase, whose product MNEPTLPAHPAPVPSRRAVLQAGSLVLLLGTQQIARGATIVAVRVWPAPEYSRVTIESDGALVAKQFFVTTPPRLAVDIEGIDLSPELRELVAKVKPDDPNIAGIRVGQNAPGVVRLVVDLKQAAVPQVFTLPPIAAYRHRLVFDLYPAAPVDPLEALIAERLRDAPTSQAAAPMVPPRAPTAPAEHDPLGDLIAQRANGPAPAPQPTSPPVVAAAPPAAPTPTSAAAPTRPGNRATATETDRIIIVALDPGHGGEDPGAIGPAGTREKDVVLRVAHLLRDRINATTVGGNPMRAFLTRDGDYFVPLGTRVQKARRVQADLFVSIHADAFTTPEARGASVFALSQGGASSTAARWLANKENQADLVGGINVQSKDQHVQRALLDMSTTAQINDSLKLGSVLLGEIGNVGKLHKPRVEQAGFAVLKAPDIPSVLVETAFISNPEEEKRLRSGAYQEQLADALMRGITRYFAKNPPLARSRSV is encoded by the coding sequence GTGAACGAACCCACCCTGCCCGCTCATCCCGCCCCCGTGCCGTCACGCCGCGCTGTACTGCAGGCTGGCAGCCTGGTGCTGTTGCTGGGCACCCAGCAGATTGCCCGGGGCGCAACCATCGTGGCGGTGCGCGTATGGCCAGCGCCCGAATATTCGCGCGTCACCATCGAATCCGACGGCGCGCTGGTGGCCAAGCAGTTTTTTGTGACCACCCCACCGCGCCTGGCGGTGGACATCGAAGGCATCGACCTGAGCCCCGAGCTGCGTGAACTGGTGGCCAAGGTCAAGCCCGACGACCCCAACATTGCAGGAATCCGGGTAGGCCAAAACGCACCCGGGGTGGTGCGACTGGTGGTGGACCTCAAACAGGCCGCCGTCCCCCAGGTGTTCACGCTGCCCCCGATTGCGGCCTACCGGCACCGTCTGGTGTTCGACCTGTACCCGGCCGCGCCTGTCGATCCCCTGGAAGCCCTGATCGCTGAACGCCTGCGCGACGCTCCGACTTCGCAGGCGGCGGCTCCGATGGTGCCCCCCCGCGCGCCCACAGCACCCGCCGAGCACGACCCGCTGGGTGACCTGATCGCCCAGCGCGCCAACGGCCCCGCGCCGGCGCCGCAGCCCACATCACCGCCCGTTGTGGCTGCAGCGCCCCCCGCGGCGCCAACCCCCACCTCTGCCGCCGCACCCACACGCCCGGGCAACCGCGCCACGGCCACCGAGACCGACCGCATCATCATCGTGGCCCTGGACCCCGGCCACGGCGGTGAAGACCCCGGCGCCATCGGTCCGGCTGGCACCCGCGAGAAAGACGTGGTGCTGCGCGTGGCCCACCTGCTGCGTGACCGCATCAACGCCACCACCGTGGGTGGCAACCCCATGCGCGCGTTCCTCACGCGCGATGGTGATTACTTCGTGCCGCTGGGCACCCGCGTGCAAAAGGCGCGGCGTGTGCAGGCCGACCTGTTCGTGAGCATCCATGCCGACGCCTTCACCACCCCCGAGGCGCGGGGCGCGAGTGTGTTCGCACTGAGCCAGGGTGGCGCGTCCAGCACGGCAGCGCGCTGGCTGGCCAACAAGGAGAACCAGGCCGATCTGGTGGGTGGCATCAACGTGCAGTCGAAGGACCAGCATGTGCAACGCGCGCTGCTCGACATGAGCACCACCGCACAGATCAATGACAGCCTCAAGCTGGGCAGCGTGCTGCTCGGCGAAATCGGCAATGTGGGCAAGCTGCACAAGCCCCGTGTGGAGCAGGCGGGTTTTGCCGTGCTCAAGGCGCCGGACATCCCCAGCGTGCTGGTGGAAACCGCCTTCATCAGCAACCCCGAAGAGGAAAAGCGCCTGCGCAGCGGCGCCTACCAGGAGCAACTGGCCGATGCGCTGATGCGCGGAATCACGCGCTACTTCGCAAAAAACCCGCCGCTCGCACGCAGCCGCTCGGTGTAA
- the tsaE gene encoding tRNA (adenosine(37)-N6)-threonylcarbamoyltransferase complex ATPase subunit type 1 TsaE, whose product MTVAPHTGQIVESSEAVATQSPPSNARHFIWHSEADTEAFARQLAAQPQLTNAYLTLHGDLGAGKTTLVRHLLRALGVQGRIKSPTYAVVEPHEAPGLEIWHFDFYRFDDPREWEDAGFRDIFANPGLKVAEWPEKAAALTPLADLAIHIEAIDDTERKVTLHAHTPTGRALLQGL is encoded by the coding sequence TTGACTGTTGCACCACATACCGGCCAGATTGTAGAAAGCAGCGAGGCTGTCGCCACCCAATCTCCCCCATCCAACGCGCGCCATTTCATCTGGCACAGCGAAGCTGACACCGAGGCCTTCGCACGCCAGCTTGCGGCACAGCCGCAGCTGACCAATGCCTACCTGACCCTGCATGGCGACCTGGGCGCGGGCAAAACCACGCTGGTGCGCCACCTGCTGCGGGCCCTGGGTGTTCAAGGCCGCATCAAAAGCCCCACCTACGCGGTGGTGGAACCCCATGAAGCCCCCGGACTGGAAATCTGGCACTTTGACTTCTACCGCTTTGATGACCCACGCGAGTGGGAGGACGCCGGTTTCAGGGACATTTTTGCCAACCCTGGCCTCAAGGTGGCAGAATGGCCGGAAAAGGCTGCAGCGCTTACGCCGCTTGCTGACCTTGCTATACACATTGAAGCAATTGACGACACCGAAAGGAAAGTCACGCTGCACGCCCACACCCCCACGGGACGTGCCTTGCTGCAAGGACTCTGA
- the queG gene encoding tRNA epoxyqueuosine(34) reductase QueG, with amino-acid sequence MQEWARELGFSQIGVAGVDLSAAEPGLSAWLAQGFHGEMHYMASHGLKRARPAELVPGTVSVITARMDYLPRDTGAQAPDGWQAFELGRLARPHEGIVSVYARGRDYHKVLRARLQKLSDRIAEAIGPFGHRVFTDSAPVLEAELAARSGQGWRGKHTLVLNREAGSMFFLGEIYVDMALPESTPVTAHCGSCSACIDVCPTQAIIAPHRIDARRCISYLTIEHAGAIPLELRPLLGNRIYGCDDCQLICPWNKFAQVSRLSDFDERKGLSGQQLVHLFAWDEATFLRMTEGGPIRRIGHERWLRNVAVALGNALHATADETLRVALQSREQDDSPLVREHVAWALGRGKNGL; translated from the coding sequence ATGCAGGAGTGGGCCCGCGAACTGGGATTTTCCCAAATCGGCGTGGCGGGGGTGGACTTGTCCGCCGCAGAGCCCGGCCTTTCGGCCTGGCTGGCGCAGGGATTCCATGGCGAGATGCATTACATGGCATCGCATGGCCTCAAGCGCGCCCGCCCGGCCGAACTGGTGCCAGGCACCGTGAGCGTGATCACGGCGCGCATGGATTACTTGCCGCGCGACACGGGCGCGCAGGCGCCCGATGGCTGGCAGGCCTTCGAGCTGGGCCGGTTGGCGCGACCCCACGAAGGCATCGTCTCGGTCTATGCACGGGGACGCGATTATCACAAGGTGCTGCGCGCACGCCTGCAAAAGCTCAGCGATCGCATTGCCGAAGCCATCGGGCCCTTTGGCCACCGCGTGTTCACCGACTCCGCCCCGGTGCTGGAGGCCGAGCTGGCTGCGCGCAGCGGCCAGGGCTGGCGTGGCAAGCACACGCTGGTGCTCAACCGCGAGGCGGGGTCCATGTTTTTTCTGGGCGAGATTTACGTGGACATGGCACTGCCCGAGAGCACGCCCGTCACCGCGCACTGCGGCAGTTGCAGTGCGTGTATCGACGTGTGCCCCACGCAGGCCATCATTGCACCGCACCGTATCGATGCGCGGCGCTGTATCTCGTACCTCACCATCGAGCATGCGGGTGCGATCCCGCTGGAGCTGCGGCCATTGCTGGGCAATCGCATCTATGGCTGCGACGACTGCCAGCTGATTTGCCCCTGGAACAAATTCGCCCAAGTCAGCCGCCTGTCGGATTTTGATGAGCGCAAAGGGTTGTCGGGCCAGCAACTGGTGCATTTGTTCGCGTGGGACGAGGCCACCTTTTTGCGCATGACCGAGGGCGGGCCGATCCGGCGCATCGGGCATGAGCGCTGGCTGCGCAATGTGGCGGTAGCGCTGGGCAATGCGCTGCACGCCACGGCGGACGAAACGCTGCGCGTCGCCCTGCAATCGCGCGAGCAGGACGACAGCCCCCTGGTGCGTGAGCATGTGGCCTGGGCGCTGGGCCGGGGTAAAAATGGCCTGTAG
- a CDS encoding GDSL-type esterase/lipase family protein — protein sequence MTALLAPLAACGRKTPRTHIVPPGATALALGDSLTSGVGASADTAYPTVLQHLTGWKVISGGVSGDTSAQALNRLPGLLLQHQPALVIVSIGGNDFLRRQNAAATRANIVRICSEARASGAQVLLVAVPELSLMATMGRLSDHAMYEEIADELKIPLHSKGWAGVLAQDHLRSDQIHANASGYAQFAQGLVSTLQDTGLLAR from the coding sequence ATGACCGCGCTGCTGGCACCACTGGCCGCCTGCGGCCGCAAAACACCCCGCACCCACATCGTGCCCCCCGGTGCCACAGCGCTCGCCCTGGGCGACTCGCTGACCTCGGGTGTGGGGGCCTCGGCCGACACCGCCTACCCCACCGTGCTGCAGCACCTGACAGGCTGGAAGGTGATCAGCGGTGGTGTCTCGGGCGACACCTCGGCCCAGGCGCTCAACCGCTTGCCGGGTCTGCTACTGCAGCACCAGCCCGCGCTGGTGATCGTGAGCATCGGCGGCAACGACTTTCTGCGCCGCCAGAATGCCGCTGCCACACGCGCGAACATCGTGCGCATCTGCTCGGAAGCCCGCGCCAGCGGCGCCCAGGTGCTGCTGGTGGCCGTGCCCGAGTTGTCGCTGATGGCCACTATGGGCCGGCTGAGTGACCACGCCATGTATGAAGAGATTGCAGACGAGCTGAAGATTCCGCTGCACAGCAAGGGCTGGGCCGGGGTGCTGGCACAGGACCACCTGCGGTCCGACCAGATACATGCCAATGCCTCAGGGTATGCACAGTTCGCGCAGGGACTGGTGTCCACACTTCAGGACACCGGGCTGCTGGCTCGGTAA
- a CDS encoding AEC family transporter codes for MNYAQLLLPDFSLILCGYLICRYTALNRSVWQPVESLVYYLLFPVLLFQSIVKSPVDVGAASGLIAAGMLSGVIGIALAYSLPHWPWLGKRLDVRDHAASAQVAFRFNSFIGLAIAERLAGTQGLLMIAVLIGVCVPLFNVAAVWPMARQGQHSFARELVRNPLIIATGSGLAANLLGFQIPEWAVPTVSRISAASLALGLMAAGAGLQFGLLTRGKALSVSVLAIRHLVQPLLAFAMARLFGLDPVQTTVLLAFSALPTASTCYVLAARMGYNGPYVAGLVTLSTLLGVVSLPFALGFLR; via the coding sequence GTGAACTACGCCCAGCTCCTGCTCCCCGATTTCTCTCTCATCCTGTGCGGCTACCTGATCTGCCGCTACACCGCCCTCAACCGCTCAGTCTGGCAGCCGGTGGAGAGCCTGGTGTACTACCTGCTCTTTCCGGTGCTGCTGTTCCAGTCCATCGTCAAAAGCCCGGTGGACGTCGGCGCTGCATCGGGATTGATTGCCGCCGGCATGCTGTCGGGCGTCATCGGAATTGCACTGGCCTACAGCCTGCCGCACTGGCCCTGGCTGGGCAAACGCCTCGATGTGCGCGACCACGCCGCCAGTGCGCAGGTGGCATTCCGCTTCAACTCCTTCATTGGCCTGGCGATTGCCGAGCGGCTGGCGGGCACCCAGGGCCTGTTGATGATTGCCGTGCTGATCGGCGTGTGCGTACCGCTGTTCAACGTGGCGGCCGTGTGGCCCATGGCGCGCCAGGGCCAGCACAGCTTTGCGCGCGAACTGGTGCGCAACCCGTTGATCATTGCCACCGGGTCGGGTCTGGCGGCCAACCTGCTGGGCTTTCAGATCCCTGAGTGGGCAGTGCCCACGGTCAGCCGCATCAGCGCCGCATCGCTGGCCCTGGGGCTGATGGCCGCCGGGGCCGGGCTGCAGTTTGGCCTGCTCACGCGGGGCAAGGCGTTGAGCGTGTCGGTGCTGGCCATCCGCCACCTGGTGCAGCCCCTGCTGGCTTTTGCCATGGCGCGGCTTTTTGGGCTGGACCCCGTGCAGACCACGGTACTGCTGGCCTTTTCGGCCCTGCCTACGGCATCGACCTGCTATGTGCTCGCGGCGCGCATGGGCTACAACGGACCGTATGTGGCAGGGCTGGTGACGCTGTCCACGCTGCTGGGCGTTGTCAGCCTGCCTTTTGCGCTGGGGTTCTTGCGATGA